Proteins encoded in a region of the Zea mays cultivar B73 chromosome 2, Zm-B73-REFERENCE-NAM-5.0, whole genome shotgun sequence genome:
- the LOC100193463 gene encoding uncharacterized LOC100193463: protein MLINMPNICWRSFTLCNTYSPSNQLQGGCTQRMDLWITSCSQAARHHARIGSVDFPVKKNVKSSQVQNATCFVGLVRQLQCRRSAKSHILNVKSDTVAHQKVSGVSWSLENMPRRIGCVVSGLGFAAYGLASAEGPVNNNIDSTESAMSSTNLSHGKEVHTDYSVTGIPGDGRCLFRSVVHGAYIRSRKPIPNEDHQRRLADELRTKVADEFIKRRAETEWFVEGDFDTYVSQIRKPHVWGGEPELLMASHVLQMPITVYMHDKAAGGLIAIAEYGQEHGTEAPVQVLYHGYGHYDALQIPGEGGPRSRL, encoded by the exons ATGCTTATCAATATGCCTaatatttgctggcggagctttaCTTTGTGCAACACATATTCTCCATCTAATCAACTACAAGGAGGTTGTACTCAAAGAATGGATTTATGGATTACTTCTTGCTCACAAGCAGCGAGACATCATGCAAGGATAGGTTCAGTTGATTTTCCTGTTAAGAAGAACGTGAAGTCATCCCAAGTGCAAAACGCGACATGTTTTGTTGGTTTAGTGCGGCAGTTGCAGTGCAGACGGTCAGCAAAAAGCCATATCCTGAATGTAAAGTCTGATACAGTAGCCCACCAAAAGGTTTCTGGTGTAAGCTGGAGTTTGGAAAATATGCCACGAAGAATAGGATGTGTAGTCTCTGGACTAGGTTTTGCAGCGTATGGGCTGGCGAGTGCTGAGGGTCCTGTTAACAACAACATAGATAGCACTGAATCTGCCATGTCATCAACAAATTTATCTCATGGGAAAGAAGTTCACACAGACTATTCTGTTACTG GCATTCCTGGTGATGGAAGATGCCTGTTTCGTTCTGTGGTTCACGGTGCCTACATTAGGTCAAGGAAGCCCATACCTAATGAGGATCATCAAAGAAGGCTAGCTGATGAGTTGAGAACAAAG GTCGCAGATGAATTTATCAAGAGGCGGGCAGAGACTGAATG GTTTGTTGAGGGGGACTTCGACACGTACGTATCTCAGATTAGGAAGCCACATGTCTGGGGAGGCGAGCCAGAGCTGTTGATGGCTTCACATGTTCTTCA GATGCCAATCACCGTCTACATGCACGATAAAGCCGCTGGTGGTCTAATAGCGATCGCGGAATACGGCCAAGAGCACGGGACGGAAGCTCCCGTCCAAGTTCTTTACCATGGCTATGGCCATTATGATGCGCTGCAGATACCAGGAGAGGGTGGTCCGAGGTCAAGACTGTAA
- the LOC100193463 gene encoding uncharacterized isoform X2 → MPRRIGCVVSGLGFAAYGLASAEGPVNNNIDSTESAMSSTNLSHGKEVHTDYSVTGIPGDGRCLFRSVVHGAYIRSRKPIPNEDHQRRLADELRTKVADEFIKRRAETEWFVEGDFDTYVSQIRKPHVWGGEPELLMASHVLQMPITVYMHDKAAGGLIAIAEYGQEHGTEAPVQVLYHGYGHYDALQIPGEGGPRSRL, encoded by the exons ATGCCACGAAGAATAGGATGTGTAGTCTCTGGACTAGGTTTTGCAGCGTATGGGCTGGCGAGTGCTGAGGGTCCTGTTAACAACAACATAGATAGCACTGAATCTGCCATGTCATCAACAAATTTATCTCATGGGAAAGAAGTTCACACAGACTATTCTGTTACTG GCATTCCTGGTGATGGAAGATGCCTGTTTCGTTCTGTGGTTCACGGTGCCTACATTAGGTCAAGGAAGCCCATACCTAATGAGGATCATCAAAGAAGGCTAGCTGATGAGTTGAGAACAAAG GTCGCAGATGAATTTATCAAGAGGCGGGCAGAGACTGAATG GTTTGTTGAGGGGGACTTCGACACGTACGTATCTCAGATTAGGAAGCCACATGTCTGGGGAGGCGAGCCAGAGCTGTTGATGGCTTCACATGTTCTTCA GATGCCAATCACCGTCTACATGCACGATAAAGCCGCTGGTGGTCTAATAGCGATCGCGGAATACGGCCAAGAGCACGGGACGGAAGCTCCCGTCCAAGTTCTTTACCATGGCTATGGCCATTATGATGCGCTGCAGATACCAGGAGAGGGTGGTCCGAGGTCAAGACTGTAA